Genomic DNA from Pseudomonas fluorescens:
TATTTATCCGACGGCAGCAGCCAGGAAACATTGGTGCCATAGCGGAAAAGGTCATCCTGGGATAAGACCGGATTCTGATTGCCCGTGGTGTATAGATTGTAGTGTCGAACCCTGATGAACCCGCCGAAGTTCTGGATTCCCACGCAACAGCCTGTCAGGTTAGCAGTGAGGAACAGGAGTGGGTCGTTGCCCGTCGGGTTCGCAGGGAGGTCGACATAGAGTCCCGCGTCAGGATTCCACGGCAGGTAGTAGGCACGATGCGAGTTGCCGTCGGCCAACGCCAGCAAGTCTCGATCGATATCAAGGCGCAGGTCGAAGCTGACGATGCCTGCGTGAGTATTGGCGAAGGTGGGACAAAGATGGCGCTTTTCCAGTTCAAGTCTTGCCTTCAGCATGGCAACGTTCCCTCCGTTGATCGAGAAAAAATACAGGGCAAATCATTCCAACACCCACTCCGCCAACTTCCCCGTCACTTGCGTCATCAACACATTCTCGACATCCCGTGCCCCCGCCGCGCTGCACTTGGCCAACACAGCCTTGACGATCCCCGCATCGAATTCGAACTGCTTGCCCGTCGCAGCCTTGTAGCGCCCGCGCAATTTTTCCAGCTTCGCCAGCACAATCCCCTCCAGCGTCGCTTCATCCAGCGGTCGGTACGCCACCACGGTCATGCGCGCCAAAAACGCCGGGCGGAACGCTTGCAGCAGCACTTTGTGCAAGGCTTCGTTGAAGGCGTCGCTGCCCAGTTGCGCGGTAGGCGTATCCAGCAACAGCTCAGCGCCGACGTTGCTGGTGGCGAGCATCACGGTGTTCTTGAAGTCCACCACCAGGCCGGTGCCGTCTTCCATCAGGCCTTTGTCGAAGACGTTGTAGAAGGCTTCGAGCACATCCGGGTGGGCCTTTTCGATTTCATCCAGCAGCACCACGGAATAGGGTTTGCGCCGCACCGCTTCGGTGAGCACGCCGCCGCTGCCGTAGCCGACGTAGCCGGGTGGGGCGCCTTTGAGTTGGCTGACGGTGTGGGCTTCCTGGTACTCCGAGAGGTTGATGCTGATCAGGTTGCGTTCACCGCCGTACAAGGCGTCGGCCAGGGCGTAGGCGGTTTCGGTCTTGCCCACGCCGGTGGGGCCCACCAGCAGGAACACCCCGACCGGTTTCTGTGGGTCGGTGAGGCCGGCGCGGTAGGCTTGCAGGCGTTGGGCAATGGTGTTCAGCGCCGTGCTCTGGCCCATGACCCGCTGGCCCATGCGCTGGCCGAGGGTGCGCACGGCGTGGGCTTCGTCGGCGAGCATCTTGCCCACCGGGATACCCGTCCAGCCGGCAATCACGGCGGCGACGGTCTTGCTGTCCACCTGTTCGGGCACCAGCGGATCGTCCTGGCGAATGGCATCGAGGCCGGCCTCCAGACGCAGCAGTTCGGCGGCCAAGTGGTCGATGCGGTTATCGATCTCGGTGTCGGCTTTTTCACTGTCGGCGCGTTCGCTCAGGGTAAGCAGTTCGCGTCGGGTGTCGAGCAATTCGCGCACGGCTTCGCGCTCTTCGCCCCAGCGGGTTTCCAGCTCGCGGATGGCTTGCACGTTGCTGGTCGATTCGGCTTCGAGCAGGGTGATGCGCTCGCGATGATCCAGCCCGGTGGCCTGTTCCCGGCGCAGGCGTTCGACCTCGTCCTTGAGGCTGTTCTGCCGATGGCGCAGGCTTTCCAGCGGCGGCGGCACGTCGTGCTGGCCGAGGGCGACCCGGGCGCAGGCGGTGTCGAGCACGCTGATGGCTTTGTCCGGCAACTGTCGCCCGGAGATGTAGCGGTGGGACAGCTTCACCGCCTCGTGGATGGCCGCGTCCAGCACCTGCACGCCGTGGTGCTGTTCCAGTTTGCTCGCGACGCCGCGGAGCATTTCCACAGCGGTGAGTTCGTCCGGTTCTTCGACCTGCACCAGTTGGAAGCGGCGGGCCAGGGCCGGGTCTTTCTCGAAATATTTTTTGTACTCCAGCCAGGTCGTGGCGGCCAAGGTGCGCAGTTCGCCCCGGGCCAGGGCCGGCTTGAGCAGGTTGGCCGCGTCGCTGCCGCCTTCCGCACCGCCGGCGCCGATCAGCGTATGGGCTTCGTCGATAAACAGGATGATCGGCTTTTCGGCACTGCGTACCGCGTCGATCACGCCTTTGAGGCGCTGTTCGAATTCACCTTTGACGCCGGCACCGGCCTGCAACAGGCCCAGGTCGAGTACGCGCAGGGTGACTTCCTGCAACGACGGCGGCACATCCCCAGCGGCGATACGCAGGGCTAGGCCTTCCACCACCGCAGTCTTGCCGACGCCGGGTGCGCCCAC
This window encodes:
- the tssH gene encoding type VI secretion system ATPase TssH is translated as MELASLIGRLNPDNRRALERAAQRCMQRSHHYVEIEHLLLELLDIEGGDFACLLPRFGLERDAVATETNKALDLFKSGSTRTPALSAQTIGLLEDAVVQASVLGLDSIRSGLLLLALLDRDERRSLLLNSASSLLRIPRDALRAHLLEWTESSREHVGGVRPAKPGEPPQKQDPVLDQYTQDLTADARAGRIDPIVGRDGEIRQCIDILLRRRQNNPILVGAPGVGKTAVVEGLALRIAAGDVPPSLQEVTLRVLDLGLLQAGAGVKGEFEQRLKGVIDAVRSAEKPIILFIDEAHTLIGAGGAEGGSDAANLLKPALARGELRTLAATTWLEYKKYFEKDPALARRFQLVQVEEPDELTAVEMLRGVASKLEQHHGVQVLDAAIHEAVKLSHRYISGRQLPDKAISVLDTACARVALGQHDVPPPLESLRHRQNSLKDEVERLRREQATGLDHRERITLLEAESTSNVQAIRELETRWGEEREAVRELLDTRRELLTLSERADSEKADTEIDNRIDHLAAELLRLEAGLDAIRQDDPLVPEQVDSKTVAAVIAGWTGIPVGKMLADEAHAVRTLGQRMGQRVMGQSTALNTIAQRLQAYRAGLTDPQKPVGVFLLVGPTGVGKTETAYALADALYGGERNLISINLSEYQEAHTVSQLKGAPPGYVGYGSGGVLTEAVRRKPYSVVLLDEIEKAHPDVLEAFYNVFDKGLMEDGTGLVVDFKNTVMLATSNVGAELLLDTPTAQLGSDAFNEALHKVLLQAFRPAFLARMTVVAYRPLDEATLEGIVLAKLEKLRGRYKAATGKQFEFDAGIVKAVLAKCSAAGARDVENVLMTQVTGKLAEWVLE